From a region of the Ficedula albicollis isolate OC2 chromosome 1A, FicAlb1.5, whole genome shotgun sequence genome:
- the EIF3D gene encoding eukaryotic translation initiation factor 3 subunit D isoform X3: MRFAQRNLRRDKDRRNMLQFSMQTLPKSAKQKERDRLRLQKKFQKQFGVRQKWDQKSQQKPRDSSVEVRSDWEVKEEMDFPRLMKMRYLEVSEPQDIECCGALEYYDKAFDRITTRNEKLLRSIKRIFHTVTTTDDPVIRKLAKTQGNVFATDAILATLMSCTRSVYSWDIIVQRVGSKLFFDKRDNSDFDLLTVSETANEPPQEEGNSFNSPRNLAMEATYINHNFSQQCLRMGKEKYKFPNPNPFVEDDMDKNEVASVAYRYRRWKLGDDIDLIVRCEHDGVMTGANGEVSFINIKTLNEWDSRYCNGVDWRQKLDSQRGAVIATELKNNSYKLARWTCCALLAGSEYLKLGYVSRYHVKDSARHVILGTQQFKPNEFASQINLSIENAWGILRCVIDICMKLDEGKYLILKDPNKQVIRIYSLPDGTFSSDEDEEDEEEEEEEEEEES, translated from the exons ATGAGGTTTGCACAG AGGAACCTTCGGAGAGACAAGGACCGTCGGAACATGCTGCAGTTCAGCATGCAGACGCTGCCAAAGAGTGCCAAGCAAAAGGAGAG AGATCGTTTGCGCCTACAAAAGAAGTTTCAGAAGCAGTTTGGAGTGAGGCAGAAGTGGGACCAGAAATCACAG CAGAAACCTCGTGACTCCTCTGTTGAAGTCCGCAGCGATTGGGAGGTGAAGGAGGAGATGGATTTCCCTCGGCTGATGAAAATGCGCTATCTGGAGGTGTCAGAGCCACAGGACAT AGAGTGCTGTGGAGCCCTCGAGTACTATGACAAAGCCTTCGACCGCATTACCACAAGGAACGAGAAGCTCCTGAGGAGCATCAAGCGCATCTTCCATACCGTCACCACTACGGATGACCCAGTTATCCGAAAG CTGGCCAAGACACAAGGGAATGTGTTTGCCACAGATGCCATCCTGGCCACACTGATGAGCTGCACTCGCTCTGTCTATTCCTGGGACATTATTGTCCAGAGAGTTGGATCCAAGCTTTTCTTTGACAAGAGGGACAACTCAGATTTTG ACCTCCTGACAGTGAGTGAAACAGCCAATGAACCACCCCAGGAAGAGGGCAACTCCTTTAATTCTCCACGCAACCTGGCCATGGAAGCTACCTACATCAATCATAACTTCTCCCAGCAGTGTCTGAGGATG ggaaaggagaaatacaAGTTTCCCAACCCAAATCCCTTTGTGGAAGATGACATGGATAAAAATGAAGTTGCTTCTGTTGCATACAG ataccGAAGGTGGAAGCTGGGAGATGATATAGATCTCATTGTCCGCTGTGAGCATGATGGAGTGATGACAGGAGCTAATGGAGAAGTGTCATTCATCAACATCAAAACACTGAACGAGTGGGATTCGAGG TATTGCAATGGGGTGGACTGGCGCCAGAAGCTGGACTCTCAGAGAGGGGCTGTCATTGCTACGGAGCTGAAGAACAACAGCTACAAACTGGCCCGCTGGACATGCTGCGCACTGCTGGCTGGATCAGAGTATCTTAAACTAGG GTACGTGTCCCGTTACCACGTGAAGGACTCTGCCCGCCATGTGATCCTGGGCACGCAGCAGTTCAAGCCAAATGAGTTTGCCAGCCAGATTAATCTGAGCATAGAGAACGCCTGGGGCATCCTGCGATGCGTCATTGATATCTGCATGAAGCTGGATGAGGGCAAGTACCTCATCCTCAAGGACCCCAACAAGCAGGTGATCCGCATCTACAGTTTGCCTGATGGCACCTTCAGCTCtgatgaagatgaggaggatgaggaggaagaagaggaagaggaag aggAAGAGAGCTGA
- the FOXRED2 gene encoding FAD-dependent oxidoreductase domain-containing protein 2 — MAPAVCGTLLGLALYAGSLCATFLYHDYCVIGAGPAGLQAAYFLQRAGRDYIVFERSHSPGSFFALYPRHRKLISINKQYTGKSNSEFNLRHDWNSLLSHDRRLLFRRYSRDFFPNADAMVRYLEDFASLLKLQVQYNTAIIHVTLEKNEQAWNGHYFILTDQDRKNYKCSCLLVAAGMWVPNVVNFPGSEYVEGYETVSINPEDFAGQTVLILGRGNSAFETAENILGVTNFIHMVSRSRVRLSWATHYVGDLRAINNGLLDTYQLKSLDGLLEGDLEDLAIVKDKKGKLHITLRFYLENRNVSAGIDSITLPQDELDNFATRAPYDRVIRCLGWKFDFSVYNRSLRMMPGKGNIKKYPQIKPSYESRGTRGLFVLGTASHSVDFRKSAGGFIHGFRYTTRAVHRLLENRHHGVPWPSAVYPITQLTNSIIKRVNEASGLYQMFSVLADIILLRENATAFEYLEEYPTGILAELEMQTGRKARSGLFVIIMEYGRNFSGADKDVFYYNRAVGEAQHAWQSNFLHPVIYYYKHLPTEREMRLRPPDWPLPRPDAIHHIVEDFLTDWTAPNAHILPLRRFLENCLSTDLRNFFAELCFLFAFTHQKLPPSCQQGYMRMQGLVGSQELQHHAVQAGLLQDYTHTDFLGDRPPDSHDGSQERLMRDQGIAVRPLQHLVNAKDEL; from the exons ATGGCCCCAGCGGTCTGCGGGACGCTCCTGGGGCTGGCCCTGTACGCCGGCAGCCTGTGCGCCACGTTCCTCTACCACGACTACTGTGTGATCGGGGCCGGCCCCGCGGGCTTGCAGGCGGCCTATTTCCTCCAGAGAGCCGGCCGCGACTACATCGTCTTCGAGCGGAGCCATTCCCCCGGCAGCTTCTTCGCGCTCTACCCTCGGCACCGCAAACTCATCAGCATCAACAAGCAGTACACGGGCAAGTCCAACAGCGAGTTCAACCTGCGGCACGACTGGAATTCGCTGCTCAGCCACGACCGGCGCCTGCTCTTCCGACGCTACTCTCGCGACTTCTTCCCCAACGCTGACGCCATGGTGCGCTACCTGGAGGACTTTGCTTCCCTGCTGAAGCTGCAGGTTCAGTACAACACGGCCATCATCCATGTGACGTTGGAGAAGAATGAGCAGGCCTGGAACGGCCATTATTTTATCCTGACCGACCAGGACAGGAAGAACTACAAGTGCAG CTGTTTGTTGGTTGCTGCTGGGATGTGGGTTCCCAACGTGGTAAACTTTCCTGGCTCAGAGTACGTTGAGGGTTACGAGACTGTGTCCATCAACCCGGAGGACTTTGCTGGCCAGACCGTGTTGATCTTGGGCCGAGGGAACTCGGCCTTTGAGACAGCAGAGAACATCCTGGGTGTCACGAATTTCATCCACATGGTGAGCCGGTCCCGCGTGCGCCTCTCGTGGGCCACCCACTATGTCGGGGATCTGAG AGCAATTAACAATGGCCTGCTGGACACCTACCAGCTGAAATCTCTGGATGGGCTTCTGGAGGGCGACCTAGAAGATCTGGCCATTGTTAAggacaaaaagggaaaactgcaCATCACACTGCGGTTCTACTTGGAGAATAGGAACGTCAGCGCGGGCATCGACTCCATCACACTCCCTCAGGATGAACTGGACAATTTTGCCACCCGTGCACCTTACGACCGTGTCATCcgctgcctgggctggaagtTTGACTTCTCTGTCTATAATAG ATCCCTGAGAATGATGCCAGGGAAAGGGAATATTAAGAAGTATCCTCAAATCAAACCCAGCTACGAGTCTAGAGGCACTCGGGGGCTCTTTGTTCTTGGCACTGCTAGCCATTCAGTTGACTTCAGGAAATCTGCTGGGGGCTTCATCCATGGATTTCGGTATACAA CTCGGGCAGTCCATCGCCTATTGGAAAACCGTCACCATGGTGTCCCCTGGCCATCCGCAGTCTACCCTATTACACAGCTGACCAATTCCATCATCAAGAGGGTGAACGAGGCCTCAGGCCTCTACCAGATGTTCAGTGTCCTGGCTGACATCATACTGCTGagaga GAATGCCACAGCATTTGAATACCTGGAAGAGTACCCTACTGGAATCCTGGCCGAGCTGGAAATGCAAACGGGAAGAAAGGCTCGCAGTGGGCTCTTTGTCATCATCATGGAGTATGGAAGGAATTTCTCTGGGGCTGACAAGGATGTCTTCTACTACAACCGTGCTGTGGGAGAGGCGCAGCATGCCTGGCAGTCCAATTTTTTACACCCTGTTATTTACTATTACAAACACCTCCCAACAG AGCGTGAGATGAGACTCCGTCCCCCTGACTGGCCTCTGCCCCGGCCAGATGCCATCCATCACATTGTGGAGGACTTTCTGACAGACTGGACAGCCCCGAACGCTCACATCCTGCCGCTGAGGCGCTTTTTGGAGAACTGCCTCAGCACCGACCTGCGCAATTTCTTTGCAG AGTTGTGTTTCCTGTTTGCCTTCACCCATCAGAagctgcctccctcctgccagcagggTTACATGAGAATGCAGGGACTGGTGGGGAGCCAGGAGCTCCAGCACCACGCGGTacaggctgggctgctccaggattACACTCACACAGACTTTTTGGGTGACAGACCCCCTGACAGCCATGATGGGTCACAGGAGCGGTTGATGAGAGATCAAGGGATAGCAGTTCGTCCTCTGCAGCATCTTGTTAATGCCAAGGATGAGCTTTAA
- the TXN2 gene encoding thioredoxin, mitochondrial, with protein MAQRLALQRLLSLPTRGLLAPHGRALGTSAGRRSTFNVQDGSDFQDRVVNSPKPVVVDFHAQWCGPCKILGPRLEKLVAKLEGKVLMAKVDIDDHTDLAIEYEVSAVPTVLAMKNGDVVDKFVGVKDEDQLEAFLKKLIGA; from the exons ATGGCCCAGAGGCTGGCGCTCCAGCGgctgctgtccctccccacGCGGGGGCTGCTGGCGCCGCACGGCAGGGCCTTGGGCACCTCGGCTGGCCGCAGGAGCACTTTCAACGTGCAGGATGGCAGCGACTTCCAGGACCGGGTGGTGAACAGCCCCAAGCCCGTTGTGGTGGACTTCCACGCGCA GTGGTGTGGTCCCTGCAAGATCCTAGGCCCCAGGTTAGAGAAGCTGGTGGCCAAACTGGAGGGGAAGGTGCTGATGGCCAAAGTGGACATTGACGATCACACAGACCTTGCTATTGAGTACGAG GTGTCAGCAGTGCCAACTGTGCTGGCTATGAAGAATGGAGACGTTGTGGATAAATTTGTGGGCGTAAAGGACGAGGATCAGCTGGAGGCATTCCTCAAGAAACTCATTGGAGCCTGA